Sequence from the Ziziphus jujuba cultivar Dongzao chromosome 9, ASM3175591v1 genome:
ttacttcaatatttacattatttttattcctttcttatcttatatgtgtgtgtactgtatatatggatatgtgtgtgcgcgcgcgctAACTTGGATGTGAAGATATGTGTGCGTGCGTGTGTGTGAGCGTGTGTATGTGTGCATTGGATAACTTGGATGTGAAGATATGTGTGCGTGCGTGTGTGTGAGCGTGTGTATGTGTGCATTGGATACTGGATATGAAGAAatcttatattatattttttatacttatCCGATTTTATTATTTGACTCCATGCTCAAATCTGACCAGAAAttggatttcaaaatttaaaggggaaaagaaaaagtttatgGAAGAGCTTAAGGCTGGACTGGAATTATATGTagattttaatcaaaattatatatattttgtcttgGAATTTATATGAAGTTAAGAACCattcatatataattagttaATCCGTCAGTATGTATGGATTAATTCACAACTTGCACATATAATACATAATGTACACTACCAAAAAAATGTAATACTTCCAATATAATATTTCAACCATAAATctcatccaaattttttttttttttatttgggaagGAAATATATCTCATCCTTAATCTTCTAAATGGAATATTATATCCAGATAATTAATAAAGGGGGCGATATGAagacttgaaaaacaaaaacaactatatatatatatgttattcatttaatgaattacattaaaaaaataaaaaactaactaTTAATTATAACTGTAGTAACAATGTTTACAAAGCTTAATCATTTTTGTAAGAATACATACATACAAACGTAAAACTAAACAGATTATATAAGAACTACAAATTAAAATCATCCAGTACTCCAAAATCAATGATAAAGTCATCAAAATCACCATCTGGTGGCAAAGGCATGTGAGAATCATCATCCACTGCTGGCAAAGGCAAAGAAGATTGTGGCAATGGAGGCTGTGGTTGTGGttgtggttgttgttgttgttgttgttgtgggcATGGCAGTGGTAATGGCAAAGGATCAACCTGCACATTAGTGTTATGACCATGATCACCATGGCCATCCTCCACTGCCAATGTCAAGTCTTGTGGCAATATTGGAAAAGGAGGCTCTTCCTGGCATATTGGCAAGGCTTGCAGTGGTGGTACCGCAAACAACATAGTGCCATTATCAGCATCAACACCACCATTATTATTGGTCTTCTGGTTCTTCAATGGTGGCATTACATAATCGTTATCATCACCACGGTTCATGATCATcaacttcttcctcttctttttacTATTCTCGTTTTTCTTTCGGATTTGGCAGAGGACAAAATCATTATCGGGACTGGTAATACGGTTTTCCAGTGAACCAGCAAGGCAGTATTCGAACATTATCCAACTTCCATCGTGTTCTTTGTACTGCTTGTTCTCGTAGTGGAATCTTTTCTTCAGTCCCATAACAATGGCTTCACCGGTTTCGATATTAGCGTAAATTTCGGTCCCGGAGTCTTGACCTTTCCATGTCCCGGAGCCGACTTTGCGGTTGAACCGTTTTCCTTTCGGTGTCGTTTTCtttggcttggtgaagaagtaGAGATCATCGGGATCAGGATCATCATCGTCGGTGCCGTTTCGAAACGAGTTCCAGATTTCCCAAGGCTCTTGCTTGCCGAACACGTCAAAGTCTCGGACAATATTAGGGTTAGGGAGTGGAGTAGAACCAGTGATTTTGTTGAGGAGATAGTATCCCACTAGTTCTTCGTCAGTGGGACGAAACCTCCAACCCTTCAAAGGCCGTACGTGAGCTGTAGCCGGAAACTCCATTGATGCTGCTTAATTGATTGGCTTTCTTAATATGCAATAAAGAAGCGAAATCTTTCAAGGTATGATCCGCTCGGAGCTTTACAAATGCTACTATTATTCAATGTGATATATAATCCCTCCTGATCATGATATTTATACGTAAAAAATAAACGGTTAATGATATTTGAATGCAAGTAGGATTATACATGATGATATATAACTTTTACTATCAGAGAAGCTTCTTATAAGCGTGtgcactaattaattaaattcaagaaTCAAGATAAGGGAGATGAGAAATGACAATTAAGGACTTAATTAAAGATTACTTCACTACAAGTTACTGTATAAAATACGTTTAAAAAGTGTACtatattattcaatatttatatattcatgtatTTTTCATGCATTTTCATTGCTGTTCTTTcctccttttatattttatgtgctGCTAACTTGGATGTGAAGAAATCCTAATATTCTTtgcaaaaaaagaataaagaaaaaaaaagtcatatattatatattatttgatattttatttcactttaattattatttgatttgtacCTCTACCGTCTATTTATATACtaatatttaacaattatcTTCAACTTCACATATAATGTCCTATAAATTGAACTCTGAATTAGTAGAGATGTTGACCATTCCACTGCAAGAAGGATGTTTCTATCACTATGGGTGGTAGTTTAGCGAAAGGTCCAATAATTTAGTGGAAGGAAATATTTCAGTTTATGGaataaaatcttttaatttttatatctgtATGTTgaaaaatttgagatttaaaatttgataaccattattattattttggatagtTCTATACCATAATATCGCATAATATAGGATTACGATCCGATACCTATAATCccatcagattttttttttttttctatcggaaaaaaaatataaaaggattgctttttcaaaaataaataaaattataattaaataaaataaaccacaaAAGCGAACCGCAAAAGTCAGGGAACAGCCCAAGATTTCTGCAACTACAGAAATTCAGCCTGCAAAGGCAAAAGGTCCCTCGGTAATTGAAACTCATGATGTTCGGCCAAATATGTATAAttcgaataaagtggaaaattttctttcttttttcaaaatttattttaggtAATTGCTTCTATttactattttcaaaaaaaaaaaacaactaataTTGAATTTGACAACTgcccaagaaaaaaattttcaatccaTGACGGATTAATTGATAATCTCcagaaatttaaatgaaattaatacaaataacatttttctagtcatttataacaattttttcacTCCTCATGTTTTGAACTCACTACTTTATAAATCTGAggttacttttcttttcttttcttttcttttagcaTAGTCAAACGCACACATCACGCAGCCTGTGCATGTGCATTTTTTTGCATGAATACTTATTTGGTAACGTCCTTTAATTCCACTTATAAGAGCATCACCATTCCCTTTTCACAAACCTAATTAACGCAGTTCATTTTTTAGTTAACacattatatacataaaaatagaATCTTTGAAAACTCATCTCATGAATACACTGCTGGTTTATTCATTTTATGCTGATTATCACACAATTTCAGACTGTTTATGTTTGCATAAATTCACATGATGATTATTTAATTCAACTTTCTCCCTATGTCAATACATTTCACCTCTTTAGTTCTACTTGCTCTTGTCATCATAGCTTTTCTTTTCCAGCATAGTTTAGTGTAttctagtgtatatatatatatatatatatacggtttTACTGTAGAGAGAATAAAGTTCTCTTT
This genomic interval carries:
- the LOC125424242 gene encoding NAC domain-containing protein 83 gives rise to the protein MEFPATAHVRPLKGWRFRPTDEELVGYYLLNKITGSTPLPNPNIVRDFDVFGKQEPWEIWNSFRNGTDDDDPDPDDLYFFTKPKKTTPKGKRFNRKVGSGTWKGQDSGTEIYANIETGEAIVMGLKKRFHYENKQYKEHDGSWIMFEYCLAGSLENRITSPDNDFVLCQIRKKNENSKKKRKKLMIMNRGDDNDYVMPPLKNQKTNNNGGVDADNGTMLFAVPPLQALPICQEEPPFPILPQDLTLAVEDGHGDHGHNTNVQVDPLPLPLPCPQQQQQQQPQPQPQPPLPQSSLPLPAVDDDSHMPLPPDGDFDDFIIDFGVLDDFNL